The Pelosinus sp. IPA-1 genome contains a region encoding:
- a CDS encoding alpha/beta fold hydrolase, whose protein sequence is MTEIRKTPLAQTFNRMMSRGLDHTDYTKLVRRVENGEDHVKVCEELGDKSHSYAEEALKKGHNDTARIFFMKAAALYRIGEYDLTYITDEKLRIYNKILRSFSKGIQLYDHMTVEKVELPYKNSKMSGWIIIPKKAPKDVPVIVVTGGLTGFKEEANAMAMALANRGFAILLMDGPGQGESLYFNKCYLEIDYQEAHNVMFDYILSRNDVGNKIGIYGMSFGGYLVTRTAGFLPHKLAACVSLGGAYEVAECLNFAPNWLNKFAVRFGKDEAYVKNNLLDKLNLKGIAEKITCPLLILHNDPDPIFSVEGAKKTYSEAASKDKTIKIFSQYDHCAHTDATEVSTFIVDWFTDRLFKS, encoded by the coding sequence ATGACAGAGATCAGAAAAACACCTCTAGCTCAAACCTTCAATAGGATGATGTCTCGTGGACTAGATCACACAGACTATACCAAGCTGGTTAGGAGAGTTGAAAATGGCGAAGATCATGTGAAGGTATGCGAGGAACTAGGAGACAAATCCCATTCTTATGCTGAAGAAGCACTGAAAAAGGGACATAACGACACGGCAAGAATCTTTTTCATGAAAGCAGCTGCACTGTATCGGATTGGTGAATATGATCTTACTTATATTACAGATGAGAAACTTAGGATATATAACAAAATTTTAAGGAGTTTTTCTAAGGGCATTCAACTATATGACCATATGACAGTTGAAAAAGTAGAACTACCTTATAAAAATTCTAAAATGAGCGGCTGGATAATTATCCCGAAGAAGGCACCTAAAGACGTTCCTGTTATCGTCGTCACGGGGGGACTTACAGGATTCAAAGAAGAAGCAAATGCAATGGCGATGGCTTTGGCAAATAGAGGGTTTGCGATCTTACTCATGGATGGACCTGGACAAGGGGAATCGTTGTATTTCAATAAATGTTATCTGGAAATAGATTATCAAGAAGCACATAATGTAATGTTTGATTATATATTAAGCCGAAATGATGTAGGCAATAAAATTGGAATATATGGCATGAGTTTTGGCGGCTATCTCGTCACTCGTACAGCAGGTTTTTTACCACATAAATTAGCAGCTTGTGTAAGTCTTGGCGGTGCATATGAGGTAGCAGAATGCCTAAATTTTGCGCCAAATTGGCTAAACAAATTTGCTGTTAGATTCGGAAAAGATGAGGCTTATGTAAAAAACAATCTGTTGGACAAGCTAAACTTGAAAGGAATCGCCGAAAAAATAACTTGTCCTCTTCTTATTCTTCATAATGACCCAGACCCTATTTTTAGCGTTGAGGGTGCTAAAAAGACATATTCAGAAGCTGCGTCCAAAGATAAAACAATCAAAATTTTTTCTCAATATGATCACTGTGCTCATACAGATGCCACTGAAGTAAGTACATTCATAGTAGATTGGTTTACAGACAGACTTTTTAAATCATGA
- a CDS encoding metalloregulator ArsR/SmtB family transcription factor, with translation MDTKKMAKIFKALSNENRLELYLKIAEAHEASFETGGECCIADIMVCLNIGAPTISHHIKELVNAELIFTEKRGKFLVCRVNEQLVTEVSKMLALQNSL, from the coding sequence ATGGATACAAAAAAAATGGCAAAAATATTTAAAGCTCTTTCAAATGAGAATCGATTAGAATTGTATTTGAAAATTGCCGAGGCTCATGAAGCGAGTTTTGAAACGGGTGGGGAATGTTGTATTGCAGATATCATGGTTTGTTTGAATATTGGTGCGCCGACAATTTCACATCATATCAAAGAATTAGTAAATGCAGAACTAATTTTTACTGAAAAAAGGGGAAAGTTTTTAGTATGTAGGGTAAATGAGCAACTAGTTACTGAAGTAAGCAAGATGTTAGCCCTGCAAAATTCATTATAG
- a CDS encoding LytTR family DNA-binding domain-containing protein, which yields MVKIKITIENIPDGIEPEIIIRCNEVDDSLLQLIYSIKSASKTLVGITDLQMHIINPKDVFYFESVDNKVFIYCQEKVFESRLKLYEIEKVYENWDFFRASKSTILNITKIDSVRPVFYGRFEALLQNGEKIFISRQYVPVLRKKLGL from the coding sequence GTGGTCAAGATAAAAATTACCATTGAAAATATACCTGACGGAATTGAGCCAGAGATAATCATACGATGTAACGAAGTTGATGATTCATTACTGCAGCTTATCTATTCCATTAAATCAGCTTCAAAAACGCTAGTAGGGATTACAGATTTGCAAATGCATATTATCAATCCTAAAGATGTATTTTATTTTGAATCAGTTGACAATAAAGTATTTATATATTGTCAAGAAAAGGTTTTTGAATCAAGACTAAAGCTTTATGAAATTGAAAAGGTATATGAGAACTGGGACTTTTTTAGAGCATCAAAATCGACAATCCTTAACATTACGAAAATAGACTCTGTAAGGCCAGTTTTCTATGGAAGATTTGAAGCGTTGCTTCAAAATGGCGAAAAAATATTTATTTCTCGGCAATATGTTCCTGTACTCAGAAAGAAATTGGGATTATAG
- a CDS encoding helix-turn-helix domain-containing protein — protein MKIRSEFTCPLELTLDMISGKWKPIIIWRLRLGKQQLSTLNKDIQGINQKMLIQHLSELIECGIVEKITYLGYPLKVEYFLTEIGFKFLGGLEVFQEIGQEYFNQNQGAVLPKEVII, from the coding sequence TTGAAAATACGAAGTGAGTTTACTTGTCCTTTAGAATTAACACTTGATATGATTTCAGGGAAATGGAAACCGATTATAATTTGGCGACTACGCCTAGGAAAGCAACAACTTTCTACACTAAATAAAGATATTCAAGGTATAAACCAAAAGATGCTAATACAACACTTGAGTGAATTAATTGAGTGTGGAATTGTTGAGAAAATAACGTACCTAGGTTATCCTTTAAAAGTAGAATATTTCCTTACAGAAATCGGTTTCAAATTTTTGGGTGGTTTAGAGGTTTTTCAAGAAATAGGTCAAGAATACTTTAATCAAAATCAAGGGGCGGTTCTGCCAAAGGAAGTCATTATATAA
- a CDS encoding nitroreductase family protein, with product MELITVNKDLCIHCGICAEVCPPKALAMGENGPEAIVPQACNGCGHCVAVCPHMAIDSSRAPLANQSDLLEFPVINENTAQQFLRSRRSIRCYKDTAIPRGQLLKLVEIARFAPTASNKQGVSYIIVEDKKIIQRATEITIEWMEEELKKETPSHWSFPYHVRNYREKGVDTILRNHAPLILATAQKSFSNGRENTIFSLAYLELFATALGLGSCWAGLFEMCIFANHYPLIELFKIPEDKVITGAVMVGYPKYKFKRLVDRNPLDVAFL from the coding sequence ATGGAGCTAATTACAGTAAATAAAGACTTATGTATTCATTGTGGAATTTGTGCAGAAGTATGTCCACCGAAAGCTTTGGCAATGGGGGAAAATGGTCCAGAAGCAATAGTACCACAAGCCTGTAATGGTTGTGGACACTGTGTTGCTGTGTGTCCTCATATGGCAATTGATAGTAGCAGAGCACCTTTAGCAAATCAGTCCGATTTATTAGAATTTCCAGTTATAAATGAAAACACTGCGCAACAATTTCTTAGGTCACGTAGATCAATTCGCTGCTATAAGGATACTGCGATTCCACGAGGACAACTACTAAAGTTAGTTGAAATCGCTCGATTCGCTCCTACAGCCAGTAATAAGCAAGGGGTGTCCTATATTATTGTTGAGGATAAGAAAATCATTCAAAGGGCTACTGAGATTACGATTGAGTGGATGGAAGAAGAATTGAAAAAGGAAACCCCATCTCATTGGAGCTTTCCATATCATGTTCGTAACTATAGGGAAAAAGGTGTAGATACTATTTTGCGTAATCATGCTCCTTTGATTTTAGCGACTGCGCAAAAGAGTTTTAGTAATGGACGAGAGAATACAATTTTTTCTCTTGCTTACCTTGAACTTTTTGCAACGGCTCTTGGATTAGGTTCTTGCTGGGCGGGACTCTTCGAAATGTGTATATTTGCAAACCATTACCCTTTGATAGAATTGTTCAAAATCCCCGAAGATAAAGTGATAACAGGAGCAGTTATGGTTGGTTATCCAAAATATAAATTTAAAAGGCTGGTTGACCGCAACCCATTAGATGTAGCATTTTTATGA
- a CDS encoding YbhB/YbcL family Raf kinase inhibitor-like protein produces the protein MFKNRHLLLVTLIIVFIMYTSSSILTAKQIERERGVEKNMIVTSSGIINGIIDKKYGKYGAQFSKGIPTHSIPLTIKEYPKDTKTFAIIMEDKDAIPVVGFSWLHWSVANLTKDSLEENASINAKDFIQGTNSWSSSLLPQPLDRDEAAKYGGPTPPDKNHDYEIHVFALDTSLDLHKGFYVNELYKAMDGHILAQYTLKAIYTN, from the coding sequence ATGTTTAAAAATCGTCATCTATTACTAGTTACTCTAATTATTGTTTTTATAATGTATACTTCCAGCTCAATATTAACAGCAAAACAAATTGAAAGAGAAAGAGGAGTTGAAAAAAATATGATCGTTACTAGTAGTGGTATTATTAATGGTATAATTGATAAAAAGTATGGGAAATATGGAGCACAATTTTCAAAAGGCATACCAACTCATTCAATACCATTAACAATAAAGGAATATCCTAAAGACACTAAAACATTTGCTATAATCATGGAAGATAAGGATGCGATTCCTGTTGTAGGATTTTCATGGCTGCATTGGTCTGTTGCTAACTTAACTAAAGATTCATTAGAGGAAAATGCCAGCATAAATGCAAAAGATTTTATCCAAGGGACAAATAGCTGGTCTAGCAGTTTACTCCCGCAACCATTAGATAGAGATGAAGCAGCAAAATATGGGGGACCGACTCCTCCGGACAAAAATCACGATTACGAAATACATGTGTTTGCATTAGATACTTCACTGGACTTACATAAGGGGTTTTACGTGAATGAGCTTTATAAAGCTATGGATGGGCATATATTAGCTCAATATACATTAAAAGCAATTTATACTAACTAA
- a CDS encoding catalase — translation MPKRYLTSNQGAPVTDDQNSLSVGERGPIVLQDIVFLEKISHFDRERIPERVVHAKGAGAFGFFIPYNSMAPFTKANFLQDPERKTPVFVRFSVAGSSVGGADTVRDIRGFAVKFYTEEGNYDLVGNHIPVFPIRDPIQFPDLFHALKPDPVTNVRGGPIAASRFWDFMSLRPESMNFLTYLFADNGTVKSYRTIPGYGVNTYKWVNLCGEGVYVKYHWEPCEGIEYIDSKTAVQLAGMDPDVASRDLFDTIAAGHTVEFEMRVQIMNLEDECEQAFDPLDSTKIWPEELFPLMPVGRMVLNKNPENFFVEVEQSAFSPAAIVPGIDFSNDRILQGRIFPYGDTQRYRIGANYLQLPINMPRKSIENMMQDGAMQTMYNEGIANYLPNTLGGGMPMEAPQKGKTDQEFVSGSIARQEIADDNYCQARFRYRTMTVMEKKHLVSNIVESLNQAYEPIQRRMIEHFMQIDSELGSRIAQGINLII, via the coding sequence ATGCCGAAACGCTATCTTACCAGCAATCAGGGAGCTCCTGTTACCGATGATCAAAATTCATTAAGTGTAGGGGAAAGGGGACCAATAGTACTTCAGGATATAGTTTTCCTCGAAAAAATTTCACATTTTGACAGGGAGAGAATTCCTGAAAGAGTAGTACATGCTAAAGGAGCCGGAGCTTTTGGTTTTTTTATACCCTATAACTCAATGGCTCCATTTACCAAGGCAAATTTTTTACAAGATCCCGAAAGGAAAACACCGGTTTTTGTTAGGTTTTCGGTAGCAGGCAGCTCTGTCGGTGGTGCAGACACAGTCCGGGATATCAGAGGATTTGCTGTGAAATTTTATACAGAAGAAGGTAATTATGATCTTGTTGGCAACCATATTCCAGTGTTTCCGATTCGAGATCCCATTCAGTTTCCGGATTTGTTTCATGCTTTAAAGCCAGACCCGGTTACTAATGTCCGGGGAGGGCCAATAGCAGCCAGCCGTTTTTGGGACTTCATGTCGTTAAGGCCAGAGTCAATGAATTTTCTTACCTACTTGTTTGCAGATAATGGAACTGTCAAAAGCTATAGAACAATACCAGGGTACGGAGTTAACACATATAAGTGGGTTAATTTGTGTGGAGAAGGGGTATATGTTAAGTATCACTGGGAACCCTGTGAAGGTATTGAATATATAGACAGCAAGACAGCGGTTCAACTTGCAGGCATGGATCCTGACGTAGCAAGTAGAGATTTGTTCGATACCATTGCGGCAGGGCATACTGTTGAATTTGAGATGCGTGTACAAATAATGAACCTTGAAGATGAATGCGAGCAAGCATTTGATCCATTGGACTCTACCAAAATTTGGCCGGAAGAATTATTTCCATTAATGCCAGTAGGCAGAATGGTGTTAAATAAGAATCCTGAGAATTTTTTTGTAGAAGTCGAGCAGTCAGCCTTTTCTCCGGCGGCTATTGTACCGGGAATCGATTTTTCAAATGATAGAATTCTGCAAGGCCGTATCTTTCCTTATGGAGATACCCAAAGATACCGTATAGGTGCCAATTATTTACAGCTTCCAATAAATATGCCTAGAAAATCGATTGAAAATATGATGCAAGACGGAGCCATGCAAACTATGTATAACGAAGGCATTGCCAACTATTTACCCAATACATTAGGTGGTGGGATGCCTATGGAGGCACCTCAGAAAGGGAAAACCGATCAAGAATTTGTTTCAGGCAGTATAGCTCGGCAGGAAATAGCAGACGACAATTATTGTCAGGCCAGGTTTAGATATCGAACTATGACTGTGATGGAAAAGAAACATTTGGTTTCCAATATTGTAGAAAGCTTAAATCAAGCATATGAACCTATTCAAAGGAGAATGATTGAACATTTTATGCAGATTGATAGTGAGCTTGGTAGCAGAATAGCACAGGGAATAAATTTGATCATATAA
- a CDS encoding EFR1 family ferrodoxin (N-terminal region resembles flavodoxins. C-terminal ferrodoxin region binds two 4Fe-4S clusters.), giving the protein MKIFYFTATGNSLYVAKRIGGELCSIPQMVKEGTNEFVDEAIGFVFPCYGFAPPRMVLNFIKKSKFKANYFFAIMTYGNKAASGLGYMEKIGNQAGIQFNYTNEVLMVDNYLPIFKIEEQLKKEDTKKTEEKLEQIVKDIKSRQKQFVRKGFVSNVLSKGGSKLINKLNQDAGDKQFIVRDNCNGCKVCEKVCPISNIKVDRKPEYLHKCEGCFACIHHCPQTAIHLKIERSNTRFMNRNVKLKEIIDANNQSNS; this is encoded by the coding sequence ATGAAAATATTTTATTTTACAGCTACAGGGAACAGTTTGTACGTTGCCAAAAGAATTGGTGGAGAGTTATGTTCAATTCCTCAAATGGTAAAGGAAGGAACGAATGAGTTTGTCGATGAAGCAATTGGCTTTGTATTCCCCTGTTATGGCTTTGCCCCCCCGCGGATGGTACTAAATTTTATCAAGAAGTCAAAGTTTAAGGCCAATTACTTTTTTGCAATTATGACGTATGGTAATAAGGCAGCATCCGGATTGGGGTATATGGAGAAAATCGGGAATCAGGCAGGCATTCAATTCAATTACACAAATGAGGTTCTAATGGTTGATAATTATCTTCCTATATTTAAGATAGAGGAGCAGTTAAAAAAAGAAGACACGAAAAAAACGGAAGAAAAACTAGAGCAAATAGTAAAAGATATTAAAAGCAGACAAAAACAGTTCGTAAGAAAAGGATTTGTGTCGAATGTTTTATCTAAAGGTGGCTCTAAATTAATCAATAAACTTAATCAAGATGCTGGGGATAAGCAGTTTATTGTTCGAGATAATTGTAATGGCTGTAAAGTATGTGAAAAGGTTTGCCCTATAAGTAATATTAAAGTGGATAGAAAACCTGAGTATTTGCATAAATGCGAAGGGTGCTTTGCGTGCATTCACCACTGCCCACAAACTGCAATACATCTAAAAATTGAGCGCAGCAATACTAGATTCATGAATCGGAATGTGAAACTAAAAGAAATCATTGATGCGAATAATCAGAGCAATTCTTGA
- a CDS encoding alpha/beta fold hydrolase has translation MTEIRKTPRAQSFNRMMAHGLDHTDYTKMIKRIANGEDHVNVCEELGDKSFAYAEEELKKGHKDAARIFFMKAVALYRIGEYDLTYLTEEKLRIYKKILDGFSKGIQLYNNMTVERVELPYKNSIMCGWMFIPNHAPKDVPVIIVMGGLTGFKEEANSMAMVLVDRGFAVLLIDGPGQGESLYFHKCYLEVDHQDAHNIMIDYIINRSDVGNKVGIYGISFGGYLVARTAGYLSYKLAACVSRGGGYEVKDCLVIPNYLEKFTMRFGKDKKDKDFVETNLIEKMSLKGIADKITCPLLIIHNDEDPTFNVELVKKTFAEAASTDKTFKLFSDRDHCANTDDTEARTYVVDWLADRLLA, from the coding sequence ATGACAGAAATTAGAAAAACACCCCGAGCCCAATCCTTTAATAGAATGATGGCCCACGGACTTGACCACACGGACTATACAAAGATGATCAAGAGGATTGCCAATGGAGAGGATCACGTAAACGTATGCGAGGAACTTGGGGACAAATCCTTTGCTTATGCTGAGGAAGAATTAAAAAAGGGACATAAAGATGCTGCGAGAATCTTTTTCATGAAAGCTGTAGCACTTTACAGGATTGGTGAATATGATCTTACTTATCTCACGGAAGAAAAACTTAGAATCTACAAGAAGATTTTAGATGGTTTTTCTAAGGGTATTCAACTTTATAACAACATGACAGTTGAAAGGGTAGAACTACCTTATAAAAACTCAATAATGTGCGGATGGATGTTTATCCCGAATCATGCACCCAAAGATGTGCCTGTAATTATAGTTATGGGCGGACTTACAGGCTTTAAAGAAGAAGCAAATTCAATGGCTATGGTTCTTGTAGACAGAGGATTCGCGGTCCTCCTTATTGATGGGCCCGGTCAGGGAGAATCCTTGTATTTTCATAAATGCTATTTAGAAGTAGACCATCAAGACGCACATAACATAATGATTGACTACATAATAAACCGAAGTGATGTAGGAAACAAAGTCGGAATTTATGGAATCAGTTTCGGTGGATATCTTGTTGCACGGACAGCAGGCTATTTGTCATATAAATTAGCAGCTTGCGTAAGCCGCGGCGGAGGATATGAAGTAAAAGACTGCCTAGTGATTCCAAATTATTTAGAAAAATTTACAATGAGATTTGGAAAAGATAAAAAAGATAAAGACTTTGTAGAAACTAATTTAATAGAGAAGATGAGTTTAAAAGGAATTGCTGATAAAATTACCTGCCCTCTTTTGATTATTCATAACGATGAAGATCCTACCTTCAATGTTGAGCTTGTCAAAAAAACATTTGCTGAAGCTGCATCTACAGACAAAACATTCAAACTATTTTCAGATCGCGACCATTGTGCGAATACAGATGATACTGAAGCACGCACGTATGTAGTCGATTGGCTGGCAGATCGACTTTTAGCATAA
- a CDS encoding 4'-phosphopantetheinyl transferase superfamily protein — MIDILSPFGNDFGFSVKSFSDYDEIKLYPEEVKIISAKAVQKRKVEFYLGRAAARSALSQINIYKIPVHKGVNSEPLWPKGVVGAISHSDGVAIAVTAFKDRTAGIGVDLELINRKISEDIVKEVCTFREEAWVNQNPMQKSERLLMIFSAKESAYKAFFPIANVALNYSDAELFWNEEFGSFSGRLLKSAGGDYEKGYMFEVGCRIIDKYIFTYMKLPPISSDGYIQS, encoded by the coding sequence GTGATTGATATATTATCACCATTTGGAAACGATTTTGGATTTTCTGTTAAATCATTTTCTGACTATGATGAAATAAAACTATACCCTGAAGAAGTAAAAATTATTAGTGCTAAAGCCGTACAAAAACGTAAGGTTGAGTTTTACTTAGGTAGAGCAGCTGCCCGCAGTGCTTTAAGTCAAATCAATATATATAAAATTCCTGTCCATAAAGGTGTTAATAGTGAACCTTTATGGCCAAAGGGAGTAGTTGGGGCTATTAGTCATTCAGATGGCGTCGCAATTGCTGTCACTGCATTTAAGGATAGAACGGCGGGGATAGGCGTAGACCTAGAATTAATAAACAGAAAAATATCAGAAGATATTGTAAAGGAAGTCTGCACTTTTAGGGAAGAAGCATGGGTAAATCAAAATCCAATGCAGAAGAGTGAAAGATTGCTTATGATCTTTTCAGCAAAAGAAAGTGCGTATAAAGCGTTTTTCCCTATTGCGAATGTAGCTCTTAATTATTCAGATGCTGAATTATTTTGGAACGAAGAGTTTGGTAGTTTTTCAGGCAGGTTACTTAAAAGTGCAGGTGGAGATTATGAGAAAGGTTACATGTTTGAAGTTGGGTGCAGGATTATTGATAAATATATATTCACCTATATGAAGTTGCCTCCTATAAGCAGTGACGGATATATTCAAAGTTAA
- a CDS encoding TetR/AcrR family transcriptional regulator, with the protein MTDTRQQIIETALTLFNEKGYKSVSMRDISNTLGISIGNMTYHFPRKAQIVEAVIDHNKMRLFTSIPQNGASTLAEYYEVMEMLYNLQREEKFYFSNMLEIARDIPQIYETQQNVRQVIFNYYKCSFANFRKNGIVVDTFDEGIYDNLAFTLLYLACFWHLDYSMSKDKCFDHLEILEVSCKTLVPYLTREGVQLFEDLDKLRGFKITKFS; encoded by the coding sequence ATGACCGATACCAGACAGCAAATTATTGAAACTGCATTAACACTATTTAACGAAAAGGGATATAAATCTGTAAGTATGCGAGATATATCAAATACACTAGGCATTTCGATAGGCAATATGACCTATCATTTTCCGAGGAAAGCTCAAATCGTAGAAGCGGTAATCGATCATAATAAAATGAGACTTTTTACTTCAATACCACAGAATGGTGCAAGCACCCTAGCTGAATATTATGAAGTAATGGAGATGTTATATAATTTGCAAAGGGAGGAAAAATTTTATTTTTCCAACATGCTTGAAATCGCAAGGGATATACCGCAAATATATGAGACACAGCAAAACGTGCGTCAAGTTATATTTAATTATTATAAATGCAGTTTTGCTAACTTTAGAAAAAATGGAATAGTAGTAGATACTTTTGATGAGGGCATCTATGATAACCTTGCATTTACACTTCTTTATTTAGCTTGTTTTTGGCATTTGGATTACTCAATGTCAAAAGATAAATGTTTCGACCACTTAGAAATACTGGAGGTTTCTTGCAAAACATTGGTACCATATCTAACCAGAGAAGGGGTTCAATTGTTTGAAGATTTAGACAAATTAAGGGGTTTTAAAATTACAAAATTTAGTTGA
- a CDS encoding SAM-dependent methyltransferase: MKSRIEGKVSITAQGTCLVRAISYYEKDVNYKTNDHIAPIIVPSFLNLLTKYGFYRVLLKKMFLKAPGNCEYLIARTKFIDSIFESIDDSIEQVLIFGAGFDSRAIRFKNKLAKTKIFELDAPITQQIKIDRIRGKNIEIPENLKFISIDFKKESLAKKLDEIGFDKNKKCLFLLEGLTMYLNQESIDNIFNLVNKYSGENSLIVFDYVSASMVRRENTYNDPKIKKHYQVLAKAGEKPSFMIDGYIQDFLAKYNLYVIDELDSARLAKRYFNKDDFDLIAQKFRVVMAKK, encoded by the coding sequence ATGAAAAGCAGAATTGAAGGCAAAGTATCCATAACTGCACAGGGGACGTGTTTAGTCCGGGCGATATCTTATTATGAAAAAGACGTAAATTATAAAACCAATGATCATATTGCTCCTATTATTGTACCTTCCTTTCTTAATTTGCTAACTAAATATGGATTTTACAGGGTACTATTAAAAAAAATGTTTTTAAAAGCTCCGGGAAATTGCGAATATCTAATTGCTAGGACAAAATTTATTGATAGTATTTTTGAAAGCATTGATGATAGTATTGAACAAGTATTGATATTTGGAGCTGGATTTGATTCCCGTGCTATTCGCTTTAAAAATAAATTAGCTAAGACAAAAATATTTGAGCTTGATGCTCCGATAACTCAGCAAATTAAAATAGATAGAATCAGGGGGAAAAATATTGAGATTCCAGAAAATCTAAAATTTATCTCTATTGATTTCAAGAAAGAGTCGTTGGCTAAAAAGTTAGATGAAATTGGTTTTGACAAAAATAAAAAATGTCTTTTTTTATTAGAAGGATTAACAATGTATCTTAATCAAGAATCTATCGATAATATTTTTAATCTAGTTAATAAATATTCCGGAGAAAATAGCCTGATTGTATTTGATTATGTTTCAGCCTCGATGGTTAGGCGAGAAAATACCTATAACGATCCCAAAATTAAAAAGCATTATCAAGTTCTTGCTAAAGCTGGTGAGAAACCTAGTTTTATGATTGACGGATATATTCAGGATTTTCTAGCAAAATATAATTTATATGTAATAGATGAATTAGACTCAGCTAGATTAGCAAAAAGATATTTTAACAAAGATGACTTTGACCTGATAGCCCAAAAATTTAGGGTGGTAATGGCAAAAAAGTAA